One window of Methanothermobacter thermautotrophicus genomic DNA carries:
- the cobQ gene encoding cobyric acid synthase CobQ, protein MSAKCIMVQGTSSSAGKSVLVAALCRIFSRRGYRVAPFKSQNMSLNSFTTAENREIAVAQVLQAEAAGIEPSHHMNPVLLKPKEDFTSQVIVHGRPAGNMNFQEYQTEFRDTALEAIRESLEYLKSRYELIVIEGAGSPAEINMRDRDLANMEIAHLADADVILVADIDRGGVFASIAGTMMLLDEPDRSRIKGVVINKFRGNIDILMPGIERIEEITGVPVLGVLPYDEGLKLPEEDSASLSQRKYRGSGDIRVGVMRLPRISNFTDIDPLEYEEDVAVRLIETGDSLDDLDAIIIPGTRNTVSDLIHLEENGFADEIRDLSREIPIFGICGGFQMLGKRIIDDARQESLAGSVEGLGLLDCETRFTGEGKIISQSRGRVLGNGIFSGIRGETVEGYELHEGTTVLGDVKPLLRVESGFGNTRGGGFDGAVDGNVAGTYFHGIFHNFRFRRYFTNILRERKGLETLDYVDDNFSASRRFSIDRLAEIVEENMDLSIIEEILEG, encoded by the coding sequence ATGAGTGCAAAGTGTATAATGGTTCAGGGCACGTCATCGAGTGCAGGTAAGAGCGTCCTGGTTGCAGCCCTCTGCCGTATATTCTCAAGGAGGGGCTACAGGGTTGCGCCCTTCAAATCCCAGAACATGTCACTGAACTCCTTCACAACAGCTGAGAACAGGGAGATAGCTGTGGCCCAGGTCCTCCAGGCAGAGGCCGCAGGGATAGAACCATCACACCACATGAACCCCGTCCTCCTCAAACCCAAGGAGGACTTCACATCCCAGGTAATAGTCCATGGAAGACCCGCAGGGAACATGAACTTCCAGGAGTACCAGACAGAATTCAGGGATACCGCCCTTGAGGCGATAAGGGAATCCCTCGAGTACCTTAAGAGCAGATATGAGCTTATAGTGATAGAGGGGGCAGGATCCCCCGCCGAGATAAACATGAGGGACAGGGACCTCGCCAACATGGAGATCGCCCACCTTGCAGATGCCGACGTTATACTGGTTGCTGACATAGACCGTGGGGGTGTCTTCGCATCAATTGCAGGCACCATGATGCTCCTTGATGAACCTGACAGGTCCCGGATAAAGGGTGTTGTCATAAACAAGTTCCGTGGCAACATTGACATACTGATGCCCGGCATTGAGAGGATCGAGGAGATCACAGGAGTCCCAGTGCTGGGTGTTCTGCCCTATGATGAAGGCCTGAAGCTCCCTGAGGAGGACTCAGCATCCCTATCCCAGAGGAAGTACCGGGGGAGTGGGGATATAAGGGTTGGAGTTATGAGGCTGCCCCGGATATCAAACTTCACAGATATAGACCCCCTTGAGTACGAGGAGGACGTTGCTGTGAGGCTCATAGAGACGGGTGACAGCCTTGATGACCTTGACGCCATCATAATCCCCGGCACCAGGAACACAGTAAGCGACCTCATCCACCTTGAGGAGAACGGCTTTGCTGACGAGATCCGGGACTTAAGCCGTGAGATACCCATCTTTGGCATATGCGGTGGCTTTCAGATGCTGGGGAAGAGGATCATTGATGATGCCCGGCAGGAGTCCCTTGCAGGGAGTGTTGAGGGTCTTGGTCTTCTTGACTGTGAAACCCGGTTTACAGGGGAGGGTAAGATAATATCTCAGAGCAGGGGAAGGGTCCTTGGTAACGGGATCTTCAGTGGTATCAGGGGAGAGACCGTGGAGGGCTATGAACTACATGAGGGGACCACAGTCCTCGGTGATGTGAAGCCCTTGCTGCGGGTTGAGAGTGGTTTCGGGAACACAAGGGGAGGAGGATTTGATGGGGCGGTCGATGGAAACGTGGCCGGAACCTACTTCCATGGAATATTCCATAACTTCCGCTTCAGGAGGTACTTCACGAATATCCTCAGGGAGAGGAAGGGCCTTGAAACCCTTGATTATGTGGACGATAACTTCAGTGCCTCAAGAAGGTTCTCAATTGACAGGCTGGCAGAGATCGTTGAGGAAAACATGGACCTCTCCATCATCGAGGAGATCCTTGAAGGATAG
- a CDS encoding PAS domain S-box protein, with amino-acid sequence MASVPPEVPEMSEEDLKTIFETVISKSPDAIITANMDGVIVFSNPAADRMYGYPTLRGKNLDILVPEHMRDDLHIKMEEYRVAGRHELSGRVFETVSLRSDGTEFPVEMTINPAETPTGRYITSIIRDISQRRKMEEEVRSSEEQFRDLLENATDMIQAVNPEGKFVYVNRAWKETLGYTDRDLEELTLFDVIHPDKLQECRELFRRVMSGENIPTVETAFITRDREKVFVEGNVNVRMRNGKVEYSRAIFRDVTEKIKFQRELERLAAIVESSGDGIISYDLEGNIMDWNRGAEVIYGYSADEVKGKNISILMDEEELERLRGLISEVKSGDSVSNFEARRIRKDGEEIWVSISLSPLRDFNGEIIGISTIARDITEMKRTQQALEASEEKYRKIVEKFIQNALALISEINR; translated from the coding sequence ATGGCCTCTGTTCCCCCTGAAGTTCCTGAAATGTCTGAAGAGGATCTTAAGACAATTTTTGAGACTGTTATCAGTAAAAGTCCTGATGCCATAATAACGGCTAACATGGATGGTGTCATAGTCTTCTCAAACCCTGCAGCAGACAGGATGTACGGATACCCGACACTTAGGGGTAAAAATCTGGATATCCTGGTCCCTGAACACATGAGGGATGATCTCCACATTAAAATGGAGGAGTACCGTGTTGCTGGTAGACATGAGCTCAGCGGAAGGGTTTTTGAGACGGTTTCCCTCAGATCCGATGGGACAGAGTTTCCTGTTGAGATGACCATCAACCCTGCTGAAACGCCTACCGGGCGGTATATAACTTCAATAATAAGGGATATCTCCCAGAGGAGGAAAATGGAGGAGGAAGTTAGGAGCAGTGAGGAACAGTTCAGGGACCTCCTTGAGAACGCCACTGACATGATACAGGCCGTTAACCCTGAGGGTAAATTCGTCTATGTTAACAGGGCATGGAAGGAGACCCTTGGCTACACCGACAGGGACCTTGAGGAACTCACACTCTTCGATGTGATACACCCGGATAAACTCCAGGAGTGTCGTGAACTTTTCAGGAGAGTGATGTCAGGTGAGAACATACCCACCGTCGAGACGGCCTTCATAACCCGTGACAGGGAGAAGGTATTCGTTGAGGGGAACGTCAATGTCAGGATGAGGAACGGGAAGGTCGAATACAGCAGGGCGATCTTCAGGGACGTTACAGAGAAAATTAAATTCCAGAGGGAACTTGAGAGACTGGCAGCCATAGTTGAATCCTCAGGTGATGGCATCATCAGCTATGACCTTGAGGGTAACATAATGGACTGGAACAGGGGAGCTGAGGTGATCTATGGCTACAGTGCAGATGAGGTTAAGGGGAAGAACATCTCCATCCTAATGGACGAGGAGGAACTTGAGAGGCTTCGGGGCCTGATATCGGAGGTTAAATCAGGGGATTCAGTTTCAAACTTTGAGGCAAGGCGTATAAGGAAGGATGGTGAGGAGATCTGGGTTTCAATATCCCTGTCACCACTACGGGATTTCAATGGTGAGATCATAGGGATTTCAACCATTGCAAGGGACATCACCGAGATGAAGAGGACCCAGCAGGCACTGGAGGCGAGCGAGGAGAAGTACCGTAAAATAGTTGAGAAATTCATACAGAACGCCCTGGCCCTTATATCTGAAATAAACAGGTGA
- the lonB gene encoding ATP-dependent protease LonB, which translates to MKTTIKNSRTQESVSYEGNETKKGTGKALSYETSKDIEVPERLIDQIIGQEEAVETIKKAAEQRRNVLLIGEPGVGKSMLAKAMAELLPREQLQDILVYPNIEDPNNPLIGAVPAGEGRKIVMNHKNKARAQDEKKNLFMMLIISFILVLGFMMNQFLAAIIAAGIIFLALQQFRPRTTVMVPKLLVNNEGRQVAPFVDATGAHAGALLGDVRHDPYQSGGLGTPAHERVEAGMIHRANKGVLYIDEIGTMKMKTQQELLTAMQEKKYSITGQSETSSGAMVRSQAVPCDFVLVASGNLQVLEGMHPALRSRIRGYGYEVFMKDTMPDTPENRDKLVQFVAQEVEKDGRIPHFSREAVEEIIREAQRRAGKKDSLTLKLRELGGLVRAAGDIAKSRGAELVETEDVIEAKKLSRTLEQQIADRYIVQKKKYSVFKSEGGEVGRVNGLAIIGDRSGIILPIAAEAAPAQSKEEGRIIATGKLGEIAREAVQNVSALIKKYTGTDISNYDIHIQFLQAYDGVEGDSASVSVATAVISALEEIPVDQSVALTGSLSIRGDVLPVGGVTGKIEAAAEAGIRKVLIPASNMGDVMIEKKYEDMVEIIPVETLGDVLEHALIGKGKESLIERMQKISDIVPSIMKKPAMH; encoded by the coding sequence ATGAAAACCACCATTAAAAACTCCAGAACTCAGGAATCTGTTTCATATGAGGGTAACGAGACTAAAAAGGGAACAGGGAAGGCCCTTTCATATGAAACCTCAAAGGATATAGAAGTCCCAGAAAGACTCATAGATCAGATCATAGGGCAGGAAGAGGCCGTTGAGACAATAAAGAAGGCGGCTGAACAGAGGCGTAACGTTTTATTAATAGGGGAACCAGGTGTGGGTAAATCCATGCTGGCAAAGGCGATGGCAGAGCTGCTGCCACGCGAACAGCTGCAGGACATACTGGTCTACCCCAACATAGAGGACCCCAACAATCCCCTCATAGGGGCCGTGCCAGCAGGAGAGGGCCGTAAGATCGTGATGAACCACAAGAACAAGGCAAGGGCCCAGGATGAGAAGAAGAACCTCTTCATGATGCTCATAATATCCTTCATCCTTGTCCTTGGGTTCATGATGAACCAGTTCCTGGCAGCGATAATAGCTGCAGGTATAATATTCCTGGCACTGCAGCAGTTCAGGCCACGGACAACGGTCATGGTCCCGAAACTCCTGGTGAACAATGAGGGAAGGCAGGTCGCACCATTCGTCGATGCAACCGGAGCCCATGCAGGGGCCCTCCTCGGTGATGTGAGGCATGACCCCTACCAGTCAGGTGGTCTGGGCACACCTGCACATGAGAGGGTGGAAGCAGGGATGATCCACAGGGCCAACAAGGGAGTGCTCTACATAGATGAGATAGGCACAATGAAGATGAAGACCCAGCAGGAACTCCTCACAGCAATGCAGGAGAAGAAGTACTCAATCACAGGCCAGAGCGAAACAAGCAGCGGCGCCATGGTACGCTCACAGGCGGTTCCCTGTGACTTCGTACTGGTGGCATCAGGTAACCTCCAGGTACTTGAGGGCATGCACCCTGCCCTCCGTTCAAGAATAAGGGGATACGGATACGAGGTCTTCATGAAGGACACGATGCCGGACACACCAGAAAACAGGGACAAACTCGTTCAGTTCGTTGCGCAGGAAGTTGAAAAGGATGGCAGGATCCCTCACTTCAGCAGGGAGGCAGTTGAGGAGATAATAAGGGAGGCCCAGAGGAGGGCCGGTAAGAAGGACTCCCTTACCCTCAAACTCCGTGAACTGGGGGGTCTTGTAAGGGCTGCAGGTGACATCGCCAAGAGCCGCGGAGCAGAACTTGTGGAGACAGAGGACGTTATAGAGGCTAAAAAGCTTTCAAGGACCCTTGAGCAGCAGATTGCAGATAGATACATCGTTCAGAAGAAGAAGTACAGTGTCTTCAAATCAGAGGGTGGAGAGGTCGGACGCGTCAATGGCCTTGCAATAATCGGTGATAGGAGTGGAATCATACTCCCAATAGCCGCAGAGGCTGCCCCTGCCCAGAGCAAGGAGGAGGGGAGGATAATAGCAACAGGTAAACTCGGTGAAATCGCAAGGGAGGCTGTGCAGAATGTTAGCGCCCTCATAAAGAAGTACACAGGTACAGACATATCCAACTATGACATCCACATACAGTTCCTCCAGGCCTATGATGGTGTTGAGGGTGACAGTGCAAGTGTCTCAGTTGCAACAGCCGTCATATCAGCCCTTGAGGAGATACCCGTTGACCAGTCAGTTGCCCTCACCGGCTCACTGAGCATACGTGGAGACGTGCTCCCGGTTGGGGGGGTCACAGGGAAGATCGAGGCTGCTGCAGAGGCAGGCATAAGGAAGGTACTGATACCTGCATCCAACATGGGCGATGTGATGATTGAGAAGAAGTATGAGGACATGGTTGAGATAATACCGGTTGAGACCCTCGGGGATGTCCTTGAACATGCACTCATCGGTAAGGGTAAGGAGAGCCTCATTGAGAGGATGCAGAAGATAAGTGATATTGTGCCTTCAATCATGAAGAAACCTGCTATGCATTGA
- a CDS encoding ribose-phosphate diphosphokinase, whose amino-acid sequence MIIGCSASQKLAASVADLLDEPLCPVETRKFPDGERYIRVKGEVDGEVTVVQSTGYPQDENLMELLFMIENLKDLGADYVRAAIPYFGYGRQERRFKSGEAVSARIVAHLLESAGADEIVTVNLHENCLTGFFSIPVRELSAMPLIAEHISFLDDPVIIAPDKGALGHARDVSSIVGCECDYMEKVRISPEVVETRVRDLDVEGKDAVIVDDIISTGGTIVNAAGILGECGASSITVCCVHPVLVEDALLKIFSAGVERVIATDTLKSDVSEISVAPLIADAIKD is encoded by the coding sequence ATGATAATAGGTTGTTCAGCGTCACAGAAACTTGCTGCATCAGTTGCAGATTTATTAGATGAGCCTCTATGTCCGGTTGAAACCCGTAAATTCCCTGATGGGGAACGTTACATCCGGGTTAAGGGTGAAGTGGATGGAGAGGTTACCGTTGTGCAGTCAACAGGTTACCCCCAGGATGAGAATCTTATGGAGCTCCTTTTCATGATAGAGAACCTCAAGGACCTGGGAGCTGATTATGTGCGTGCAGCCATACCTTACTTTGGTTACGGGAGGCAGGAGAGGCGTTTCAAGAGCGGTGAAGCCGTTTCGGCGCGGATAGTCGCCCACCTCCTTGAGTCTGCCGGTGCAGATGAGATTGTAACCGTGAACCTCCATGAGAACTGCCTCACAGGGTTCTTCAGTATACCTGTAAGGGAACTCTCTGCAATGCCCCTCATCGCGGAACACATCTCCTTCCTTGATGATCCTGTGATCATCGCCCCTGATAAGGGTGCCCTCGGCCATGCCCGGGATGTTAGCAGCATAGTTGGATGTGAATGTGACTACATGGAGAAGGTCCGAATATCCCCTGAGGTTGTTGAGACCCGTGTTAGGGACCTTGATGTTGAGGGTAAGGACGCTGTGATTGTTGATGACATCATAAGCACCGGTGGGACCATAGTAAACGCCGCCGGGATTTTAGGGGAATGTGGAGCCTCAAGCATAACTGTTTGCTGTGTCCATCCTGTACTGGTGGAGGACGCCCTCCTGAAGATATTCTCAGCCGGTGTTGAGAGGGTCATTGCAACAGACACCCTGAAATCTGATGTCAGTGAGATCTCGGTTGCACCGCTTATTGCAGATGCCATAAAGGATTAA
- the hypA gene encoding hydrogenase maturation nickel metallochaperone HypA, with the protein MHELSMADAIVRTVIDAAEKNDAVEVLEVTVEIGQLTLLNPEQIKFMLEVLSEDTILEGARFNLEVVPVEIECECGYEGVVEADELDHFTPVIACPGCGGHGFHVRAGRECNVKNIKIEKRE; encoded by the coding sequence GTGCATGAACTATCCATGGCCGATGCAATTGTAAGGACGGTTATCGATGCTGCAGAGAAGAATGACGCCGTTGAGGTCCTTGAGGTCACAGTTGAGATCGGCCAGCTTACCCTGCTGAACCCTGAACAGATAAAATTCATGCTGGAGGTCCTCAGCGAGGACACAATACTTGAAGGTGCCAGATTCAACCTTGAGGTTGTCCCGGTGGAGATAGAGTGTGAATGCGGATATGAGGGCGTGGTTGAGGCAGATGAACTTGACCACTTCACCCCGGTTATAGCATGTCCTGGCTGTGGCGGCCATGGGTTCCATGTGAGGGCTGGCAGGGAATGCAACGTTAAAAACATAAAGATTGAAAAGAGGGAATAG
- the hypB gene encoding hydrogenase nickel incorporation protein HypB, with product MHKVAEVEIQNDILLANRKLARKNQRRLDRANVFAVDFLGAIGSGKTTLIERLIENMDRKVAVIAGDVISKFDAGRFEKYGVPVVGLNTGKECHLDAHLVEHGLEDLPLDDVDLLFIENVGNLICPVDFDLGSHMRVVVVSSTEGDDTVEKHPLIFREADLVVINKADLAEAVGADLDKMVSDVKKINPTVKVLRTSLKTGEGVQEIIDAIEGEMAD from the coding sequence ATGCATAAGGTAGCAGAGGTTGAAATTCAGAATGACATACTACTTGCAAACAGGAAACTCGCCAGGAAGAATCAGAGGCGCCTTGACAGGGCAAATGTCTTTGCAGTTGACTTTCTTGGCGCAATAGGGTCCGGAAAAACAACTCTCATAGAGAGACTCATTGAGAACATGGACAGGAAGGTTGCGGTTATCGCAGGGGACGTTATAAGCAAATTCGACGCTGGAAGGTTCGAAAAGTATGGAGTACCTGTCGTTGGACTCAACACAGGTAAGGAGTGTCACCTTGACGCCCACCTGGTTGAGCACGGACTTGAGGACCTCCCCCTTGACGACGTGGACCTCCTGTTCATTGAGAACGTCGGCAACCTCATCTGTCCGGTGGACTTTGACCTCGGATCACACATGAGGGTTGTTGTTGTAAGTTCCACAGAGGGCGACGACACCGTCGAGAAGCACCCCCTCATATTCAGGGAGGCGGACCTGGTTGTTATTAACAAGGCCGACCTTGCAGAGGCCGTTGGCGCGGACCTTGACAAGATGGTCAGTGATGTTAAAAAAATCAACCCTACCGTGAAGGTACTCAGGACCAGCCTCAAGACCGGTGAGGGTGTTCAGGAGATCATAGACGCCATTGAAGGGGAAATGGCGGACTAA
- a CDS encoding DUF354 domain-containing protein: MKIWIDITNAPHVRFFRDVITYFQEEGEDVIITARKFGDIHRLMKLFGFEFTSIGKHGVTLSEKLIESTKRAYKLSKFIAEQKPDVGLSKHSIELPRVTFGLGIPSVYVLDNEHALAANKLTLPLCDNIIMPEVIDLWDIMRTGADPNRIKRYRGTSEIIHFQNFEYNENIFEDLNLKLDREKTILMRPEPSLASYLDADCHESVLTPIVEVLKDYANILIIPRFREQAEIFEGYDNVTIIKPPVDTFSLMKRCDLVIGAGGTMNREAALLGTPVISCYPGKPLSVDRFYIDNGLMYRSTDVDEIVNTALRLLVSKRKRKKLRTDDLFRIIVDMVYEAAESS; encoded by the coding sequence TTGAAGATATGGATTGATATCACCAACGCCCCCCACGTCAGGTTTTTCAGGGACGTTATAACCTACTTCCAGGAGGAGGGCGAGGATGTCATAATCACCGCCAGGAAGTTCGGTGATATACACAGGCTCATGAAGCTCTTCGGCTTTGAATTCACATCAATAGGCAAACATGGAGTAACCCTCTCCGAGAAACTCATTGAGAGCACAAAGAGAGCATATAAACTCTCAAAGTTTATAGCGGAACAGAAACCAGATGTTGGCCTTTCAAAACACTCCATAGAACTCCCCAGGGTAACCTTTGGTCTGGGAATCCCAAGTGTCTATGTGCTTGACAACGAGCATGCCCTGGCAGCAAACAAGTTAACCCTCCCACTCTGTGACAATATAATAATGCCTGAGGTCATTGACCTCTGGGACATAATGAGGACCGGTGCTGACCCAAACAGGATAAAAAGGTACAGGGGCACCTCCGAGATAATCCACTTCCAGAACTTTGAATACAATGAGAACATATTCGAGGACCTGAACCTGAAACTTGACAGGGAGAAGACGATACTCATGAGGCCGGAGCCTTCACTGGCATCCTATCTTGACGCTGACTGCCATGAATCTGTCCTCACACCCATAGTGGAGGTCCTGAAGGATTATGCCAACATCCTCATAATACCCAGGTTCAGGGAACAGGCAGAGATCTTCGAGGGATATGATAATGTTACCATAATAAAGCCACCCGTTGACACCTTCAGCCTCATGAAGAGATGTGACCTTGTTATAGGCGCCGGCGGGACCATGAACAGGGAGGCGGCTCTCCTCGGCACACCTGTCATATCATGTTACCCTGGCAAGCCCCTTTCAGTGGACAGGTTCTATATAGATAATGGCCTCATGTACAGATCCACCGACGTGGACGAAATCGTGAACACAGCCCTGAGACTCCTTGTCTCAAAGAGGAAAAGGAAGAAGTTAAGGACGGATGACCTCTTCAGGATCATAGTTGACATGGTCTATGAGGCCGCAGAGTCCAGTTAG
- a CDS encoding GNAT family N-acetyltransferase yields the protein MVRNVREEDFLAIAELAYECPPMVTERNSIYHIFTRFFSTTSFVAEDGDEIMGFLLGFISQDNPSEAYIHLLCVSPSLRGRGTARRLLESFTVTVRGMGAREIYLITKPSNHRAIRFYLKNGFRPVEEGKTVDAGPVVALADYNGPGEDMVVFRKSIHGQKNFLR from the coding sequence ATGGTGAGGAACGTCCGGGAGGAGGACTTCCTGGCAATAGCTGAACTGGCATATGAATGTCCGCCCATGGTCACAGAGAGAAACTCCATCTACCATATATTCACCCGGTTCTTCAGCACGACATCCTTTGTGGCTGAAGATGGGGATGAAATCATGGGTTTCCTCCTGGGCTTCATATCACAGGATAACCCCTCCGAGGCATACATCCACCTCCTCTGTGTTTCACCATCCCTACGAGGAAGGGGGACTGCCAGGCGGCTTCTTGAGAGTTTCACAGTAACCGTGAGGGGGATGGGTGCGAGGGAGATATACCTAATCACAAAACCATCAAACCACCGCGCAATAAGGTTCTACCTTAAAAACGGTTTCAGACCAGTTGAAGAGGGTAAAACAGTTGATGCTGGCCCTGTAGTGGCTTTAGCAGACTATAATGGTCCCGGAGAGGACATGGTTGTCTTCCGAAAATCCATCCATGGCCAGAAAAACTTTTTAAGATAA
- a CDS encoding DUF1890 domain-containing protein: MKTESTGKALMVLGCPESPVQIPLAIYTSHKLKRKGFRVTVTANPAALRLVQVADPEGIYTDEMVDLESCLNELSEGDYEFLTGFVPNDAAAAYLVTFAGILNTETLAVVFDRDVDVLEELVNEIMENLDAEIIAARAHHNPAPLRVRIDRFMEERP, encoded by the coding sequence ATGAAAACTGAATCAACAGGGAAGGCTTTAATGGTGCTGGGATGCCCGGAATCGCCGGTGCAGATCCCTCTGGCAATATACACATCACATAAACTCAAAAGGAAGGGCTTCAGGGTTACGGTGACAGCCAATCCAGCCGCACTACGGCTTGTCCAGGTCGCGGACCCTGAGGGCATATACACCGATGAAATGGTGGACCTTGAATCCTGCCTCAACGAGTTATCTGAGGGCGACTACGAATTTCTCACGGGCTTTGTACCCAACGATGCTGCTGCAGCATACCTTGTTACCTTTGCAGGGATACTGAATACGGAAACCCTGGCAGTAGTATTTGACAGGGATGTGGATGTTCTTGAGGAACTCGTTAATGAGATAATGGAGAACCTTGACGCAGAGATCATAGCTGCAAGGGCACACCACAACCCGGCACCCCTGCGGGTGAGGATAGACAGGTTCATGGAGGAGAGACCATGA
- a CDS encoding DUF1894 domain-containing protein, translating into MTFCLETYLQQSGDYEVHMKRAGFRECAAMIEKKARRVVHIKPGEKILGARIIGIPPVPIGIDEERSTVMIPYTKPCYGTAVVELPVDPEEIKRILELAEP; encoded by the coding sequence ATGACATTCTGCCTTGAGACCTATCTGCAGCAGTCAGGGGACTATGAGGTCCACATGAAGAGGGCTGGTTTCAGGGAATGTGCAGCAATGATAGAAAAGAAGGCACGGAGGGTCGTCCACATAAAGCCCGGTGAGAAGATCCTTGGCGCAAGGATAATCGGCATACCACCCGTACCCATAGGTATCGATGAGGAAAGATCAACCGTCATGATACCATACACCAAGCCATGCTACGGGACAGCAGTGGTTGAGCTACCGGTTGATCCAGAGGAGATAAAGAGAATCCTTGAACTTGCAGAGCCCTGA
- a CDS encoding methionine synthase, producing the protein MITTVVGSYPADPRGPETLGERLMSFLGSYDSYRPAIEAAVRDQVRAGVDIISDGQVRGDMVGHFAAAIGGMRVEDGTSIIYSRITPPAGSIGADDLRYAQRILRNLTDDESRGVKGIITGPSTMVHASRIEGFYDPMRRDRAVMDMAGALKIEAQHLQDAGAAMIQIDEPFLSTGIVDIKTAERAIDYIAADLEVEVSLHVCGDIRDVLSDLLRFRVDVLDLEFAGRPSNLEVLEEKWRGDKGIGFGCVDTTTDRVESIEEIRNLIKRGADIVGEENLYIDPDCGMRKLPREAAFSKLRNMVMAAGN; encoded by the coding sequence GTGATCACAACAGTCGTTGGAAGCTACCCTGCAGACCCCAGGGGTCCTGAGACACTGGGTGAACGTTTAATGAGTTTTTTAGGGTCCTACGATAGCTACAGACCGGCCATAGAGGCTGCTGTGAGGGACCAGGTCCGGGCGGGAGTTGATATAATATCTGATGGACAGGTCCGGGGCGACATGGTGGGACACTTCGCAGCGGCAATCGGGGGCATGAGGGTCGAGGACGGCACATCAATCATATACTCGAGGATAACACCACCTGCAGGTTCCATAGGTGCAGATGACCTCAGATATGCGCAGAGGATTTTAAGGAACCTCACAGATGACGAATCAAGGGGTGTTAAGGGAATAATAACGGGACCATCAACCATGGTCCACGCATCCAGGATAGAGGGATTCTACGACCCCATGAGGAGGGACCGGGCCGTCATGGACATGGCAGGGGCTCTTAAAATAGAGGCTCAGCACCTTCAGGATGCAGGTGCTGCAATGATACAGATAGATGAACCATTCCTCTCAACCGGAATTGTGGATATTAAAACAGCTGAGAGGGCCATAGATTACATTGCAGCCGATCTCGAAGTTGAGGTATCCCTGCATGTCTGCGGGGACATAAGGGACGTCCTCTCTGATCTCCTCAGGTTTAGGGTTGATGTGCTGGACCTTGAATTCGCGGGGAGACCCTCCAACCTGGAGGTCCTCGAGGAGAAATGGCGGGGTGATAAGGGGATAGGATTCGGATGTGTTGATACCACAACAGACAGGGTTGAGTCCATCGAGGAGATAAGAAACCTTATTAAAAGGGGTGCTGATATAGTTGGAGAGGAGAACCTCTACATCGACCCTGACTGTGGAATGAGAAAACTCCCAAGGGAGGCAGCCTTCAGTAAACTCCGCAACATGGTTATGGCAGCAGGTAATTGA
- a CDS encoding thymidylate synthase has product MAYSIEVSEIADGWKKLVEKIMRDGREIRDERGSLTREVMNTVVTIKEPLGKSDDFYHIRRGSLLNIKVPEGYFWSGEKLEKYSEQFLSRDRKGFVYTYGNRLRAHFGVDQVNEAIGRLKNCTESRRATMVTWDPPEDTESDEVPCMILVDFKIRDGRLFTTALWRSHDIYGAWFPNAVGLAYLADHVASEVGVEVGHITIHSISAHIYEVNFKEAEEVIKW; this is encoded by the coding sequence ATGGCCTACAGTATAGAAGTCAGTGAAATTGCAGATGGATGGAAGAAACTGGTTGAGAAGATAATGCGTGATGGTAGGGAGATAAGGGACGAAAGGGGATCCCTTACAAGGGAGGTCATGAACACCGTTGTAACCATAAAGGAGCCCCTCGGTAAATCAGATGACTTCTACCATATCAGGAGGGGCTCACTGCTCAACATAAAGGTACCTGAGGGCTACTTCTGGAGCGGCGAAAAACTTGAGAAGTACTCTGAACAGTTCCTCTCCAGAGACCGAAAGGGCTTTGTCTACACCTATGGTAACCGGCTGAGGGCCCACTTCGGTGTGGACCAGGTGAATGAGGCCATAGGGAGACTTAAAAACTGCACGGAATCAAGGAGGGCCACCATGGTAACCTGGGATCCTCCTGAGGACACCGAGAGTGATGAGGTCCCCTGCATGATCCTGGTTGACTTCAAGATAAGGGATGGGAGGCTCTTCACAACGGCACTGTGGCGAAGTCATGACATCTACGGTGCATGGTTCCCCAATGCGGTGGGCCTGGCATACCTTGCAGATCACGTCGCATCAGAGGTGGGTGTTGAAGTGGGTCACATAACCATCCACTCCATTAGCGCTCATATATATGAGGTTAACTTTAAAGAAGCAGAAGAGGTGATCAAATGGTAA